In Zingiber officinale cultivar Zhangliang chromosome 3A, Zo_v1.1, whole genome shotgun sequence, the DNA window CCGCCGTTAGGATGGTCGCACTGCCCCTGGAGCCACACTTAGATGTGGGGCCGCTGTCAAGATGATCGTGTTGCACCTGGAGCCGCACTCAGATGTGGTGTCGCGGTCAGTATGGTCACTTCTGTTGGAGCCGCTCGTGCAGATTATAGCAAGTGTCCAGTATCGACAAAATAtgaattaatttaatcaaaaattttaaaaaaaatcatcaccTTCTGATGTATTccatcaatcaatcgattgacaaTTGAGCAATTGGTTGTTAAACAATTTAATGCACAATACAATTTATTCTGGATAAACCATAtaatgcacaatatatcaaattgaagatctctgaacgagctttgatttaatatattgtgcGTCTCATTGGCCAATCTGAATTAAAAGTTATGACTTCTCAAAGTTCACTCAGCAAATATATTATAGTGACTACTAACCAATATTTGCTACAATACAATTTTCtctgttatagcagctactataaCATAGTTTTTTCCTGCTACAATATACCGTACTAAATTTTGATATACCAAATGTTTGGTATGAAACTCATATCATACCGAAAATTCAATATACCAAAATTTCGATATACCGATTTTTTGTATACCGTACCGATCTAGTCTGAGAAAGCATTACACGTACAGAATGGTTGCCCCTTATAGAGTATCTGTTGCCCTACCGCTCAGATGTGGCGTCGCCGTCAAGATGGCTACACTGTCCCTGGAGTCGTGCTCAAATGTGGCGCCGCCGTTAGGATGGTCGCACTGCCCCTGGAGCCACACTTAGATGTGGGGCCGCTGTCAAGATGATCGTGTTGCACCTGGAGCCGCACTCAGATGTGGTGTCGCGGTCAGTATGGTCACTTCTGTTGGAGCCGCTCGTGCAGATTATAGCAAGTGTCCAGTATCGACAAAATAtgaattaatttaatcaaaaattttaaaaaaaatcatcaccTTTTGATGTATTCCATCAAAAATTTAATCGATTGACAATGTAAATTGAGCAATCGATTATAGCAAGTGTCACTTCTATTTGAACGtcttatcaatcgattgatcaatttaatccaatttaactttttaaaatttaaatcaaattgatttaactgaaataatcaaattttaaaataaaaatttaggttaatcgAACCAAACTTTTAGCTTCTACGATCGATTTAACCCCATCGCCCCTACTCGTGCGTAGTAGCCAGGAATGTAGGATTGACTCACCCAAGGCTTCTATATTTGCTAATGTCTGCCAATTAATTGGCCCCTAGTCTCTTCAAATATAACATTAAGGCAATATCATagtaagcaacatacaagtagatATATCTACATAACGTGTCATAGTATTTTACAGAAGAATCTATGAGAaattttgaggaaaaaaaaatataacttaTTTTGGTGCTATTAGATTGAATATCACAAAAGCTAATATATAGAATAATATCACAAGAGACTTGGATAATCTCAAAATAATATGGTAGTAAAATGGCACTTAAGATGGATACATCTACGTATCAAGTCATCAAGTTACAGTGTTTTACAGCTCTGATGGAAGATAAAACAAAGTTATAATTGAGACTTATTTTGGAGCAACAAGGTTGAATGTTGGTTGTTCATAGTCCATAGGCAACAATCACCAATACATTATATGAACTAGGAACAAATTTGCAAAGAACAATAGAGAAATCAATTTCTTTTATCTTAAGCTGAATACTTTGATATGAGCTTGTCCACATGAATGATTATGTTGTCGATATTTGGCCTTACGGCAGGTTGGGGTTGCAACATCCATATTACAAACTGATGAAGAGTGTCTGGGTATGGTGGTTTGGTCGTGGATGGCCactttatttgtgcattcatgatgGCTAACTGTATGCTGCCTCCTGATTCACTTAGCACATACTCAAAAGGTGATGATCCATACCTATCAAGGCAAGAAAGAGGTGCCTTAAATATTGTCGAGTTTTTGTAATAGTAGAATAGTATGCATTTTGTATCATTTCACTTAAAATCATGTGAAATATTGCCTGGTGAAAGGTACAAATTTTCTGTGAATATCTCTTAAGAAAATTCCATGAACAGGCATAAACTTGGAAAAGGAGCCATGATGATGAGATAACTGATAATGTCTGAACATAATAAGCAAAGTTAAAGAATTCTTACATTATAGAGTATAAAGTACATCCAAGAGACCAAATATCTGTCCTCTCATCAATATCAGCATGGCTTGGACAGTCCCACAATTCCGGAGCTCGATAAGGTGCCGAACAGTGCTCAGTAGCCCATTCCTGTCAGGAAATGACAAATAGGTGAGTTAATAACATGTCCAAAAACTTGAGTTTGTGATAAACAAGGGGTCAGGGTTGGCAAATTTCTGATTGGAGACACGAAGAGAAAAGATCCTTCTTGAGCATCCTCATTGTGAAGCCTAAAAGAGAAAGATCTTGAAAGGTGCACTCTACAAGTGCATTTGAAACtatcaatattttgatttttttttctctctttattttaCTATCACCTCTAGCTTGGTGATGGTAGCAAGCCAAGTTTGCTAGGAAGTTTATGATTCAAAACCGCAAATGTAGTACCTTTACACACAATGTTTAGGCTAGGTATCTTTAATGATAATGTTTTGATATTTGTCCTTCCTTCTTGGAGATATTATGGTACAATTcagatatatttaaaaatataatttggataACTCCTACAAGTAAATATCCTTAAAAGAAAATTAACTCATACCTGTAGCTGTAATGCCTCTGACCTCGATCGGATTTCTTTTCTAGCAGGGCGAGCACTTCCAAAATCCATTAAAATAGCAACAGGAGGTTGTTCCTTAATTTGAGTGATGAGAACATTTCCTGGTTTCACATCATTATGAGCATATGGAGGATCAAAGCTGTGCATGTGCTTCAGACCAGCGCAAAGCTGTAGGCAATGGATTACATGTCATCCTACTGTCTTTACTTGAAATTAGATAGATTAAGAAAAGTGTAACACTGGCAGTGATCTAGACAATGAAAAAACAAATGGATGTCTGGAACCAATGCCTTAAATGAACCCATCTCCAGATTGACAAGTCATACTTGGGAAGAACCTAATTGCGCTCTCTTGCCTCTTCCTAACACCAACTACCAAAGCTATATTATCACCAACTTTTAACTTCCATCTCCAGATTGACAAGTCATATTGACAAGTCATACGGAAAGACTTTCTAGATTTTTAGCCCagttaaaggaaaaaaaaaaaataatacacagAGGGATAAGATTCATGTATACACATCCAAAAAGTTGGGACAAACATGGGTtaatgatgatgataatgatgtGTTTGATTGGGTGTATCCTGATGTTTTTAATTCATTAAActgatttagaaatattttatcaataacaATTTTTTTCTACAAAACATGTCCACCCTGATGAATCACTTCTTTTCAGAAGGAAATAAGTGATAAGGATATCCTTTTTGTGATTAGGTATCAGGATCATTATCCATAGTTTTTTTCACTTGAAACTGTTTAGGgttttgttaatttatttttacaCAATATGTATTTGTTTCATCAGACCTTACAATGAATAAGGAAAAGGCAACAAGCGCCGTTTGCACAATCTTCACTAGTGAAAAGGAGTGGCATATTCAAACAAATTATGACAACCTCATAATACAAATAATAGAGAAGAACCAAAGATTACATCTAGGCACTTCTACTTGCAATATTGATAAATTTGGTGGAAAGCAATTGAACAAGTCAAATGCAGAATAATTTTTGTACTTTGTTAGCTTATGAATTGCACATATGCATAATGAAAGAATATGCATTCAAGTTTAAAAGGAAAACATGTACCTGTCTGAAAATATGAAGAACAGCAAGAGTCGGAAAGAATTCCCTTTTTGATTGCATAACTGTAACTATATCGAGTAAGGTTCCATCAAGATGAACTGGGAACAACAAGTAGGCTTCATGTTTCAGAGAACCACCTTGCTTGTCCTGAAAAATGAAAATACATCCGATCATTGTTATGCTATGTAAGAAAAGTAGCATGAGTGTATCTAAAAATCTCGGATCTTCCCTTAACCAGTACAAAAAGGAACCCTTAGCTTCTAGGATATGAAAATGATAGCTTGTAAAAGATTTCTTCAGCTGAAATCAACAGCAATTTCTAGGTGGTTCAGATTTCAGTTTTCTGAAATTGATAATAAATGCAACAGCGTGATTTAAACTGTgcaatttaataattatttatgtaTGATGACCATAAACTATCCATAATTGACTTTTTATGAGCTTCTCACTTTGTAAATGATTTGCAAACTAGTAAAAGCCTCAGAGAAAATGACTGGGTAATGACAAACTAGTTTGACCATGGAAGATTATTGAATCATTTGTTTCTGATAGAACAATTCCATAGCAACGTAGAGATATTTTTAATCTATCTAATGTTCCACAATTGAACACCAATGTTTCAAATTATCTCATAATGCTTTTCATATAATGATATTAAATACATTTTGTTAGTCCAACCAAGGGTTTACTGTTTGATCATATATGAAGAATCATTTTCAAAACACTGAATAGTAATTGTTCATAAGAAcaacaacaaacaaacaaactatGAGTCCTAACTATCTTGAATCAGCTGAATGGGTTTTATCCTGTTGTTGACTCAAGTTAATATCCATATATGTTAAGTCGTTTTTCATTGTGTTAAGTAGAGTTCTCTTTTTCCAACCCTCTGCTCCTCACATTTTCATACTAATTGCTCCAACTTGTACAGAAGTACCTTAGTTGGAATGATTGCATGATCTAGGAGGGGAAGCAAATTTGGATGGCTAAACTGGGAAGAGACACGAATCTCCTGCTTAACCAACTCCAGTTGTTCCTGTGTTTGAATGATTACTTTTTTCATCGCGTACGTTCCATGATCTGATGGCATTCACAAACAAGAAATAGCATCAGTCCAaacattaaaatatatataaaaaaaatgtgtCCCATCTTGTAGCTTTATTAATTGGCCAACCAAAGCACCGCTGAAGCAAAATCAAGAGCAAATCAGAAAGTTCAAAAGAGGTTTCCTTCTAAATTATTCTATTAGCAATTGCCCGCTAGATCCAAAAAGGCGATCTTAGCGCGAACGTACAATGCTAAAAAATTGAGATCAACCCGATCGTACAATGATATCTAATTGCATTAGTTGCTTTGTAAACTGGTCAAATAAATCACCGTTCAAGTAAAATCAAAGGGAACgaggaaaaaaaaaagttgcCAAAGGGTTCCTTCTACACAAATCGATTGGAAACAGCATATTTGCAATTCTTCAAACTAAATCCAAAAGAAAACGATCTTGGCGCAGAAATACAACGAATGGAACTCAAGCCCAAGTCGCAATTGCAAAATGCCAGATCCAAGAAGCTGAAGTCCAATCGAAACATGCCAGATCCAGGATCGACGGTTGGCAGGAACGCGCGCAGACCGATCGGATCTGGTGGAAGAAATACCTGATATGTGGGTGGGATTGCTGGACTTCTTTCCGGCGAGACCAGAGGCGCCTTCGGCGACGACCTCCTTGACGAGGAAGACGAAGGCGAAACCGCCCTCGCCGATCTGCCGCACGATCCGGAAGCGGTTCTCGTTGATCCAGACGTCGGCACCGGCGTTGGCGGAATCATACAAGGCGCTCAGACCAGAGAACGAGCATCCCATCTTGCTTCGACTCTTCGAGTTGCTAAGCTCCGAATCAATCCTCTCCGGTCAAATCCTCCAATTTATATCCCTATTTGGTTGGTAGGAATTgggtaattttcaaaaaaaaaatatttttttttctaaaaaacccTTTAAAATGATTAATATCCAGATGCCTccgtttttataaaaaaaaaaaaaatcctcaaaATGCTCCCTTTTTTCCTCTATCAATAAAAGAAtaatctaaaataaaaataaaagggctGCATTTTGATTTGCAGTTT includes these proteins:
- the LOC122052700 gene encoding probable serine/threonine-protein kinase DDB_G0291350 — translated: MGCSFSGLSALYDSANAGADVWINENRFRIVRQIGEGGFAFVFLVKEVVAEGASGLAGKKSSNPTHISDHGTYAMKKVIIQTQEQLELVKQEIRVSSQFSHPNLLPLLDHAIIPTKDKQGGSLKHEAYLLFPVHLDGTLLDIVTVMQSKREFFPTLAVLHIFRQLCAGLKHMHSFDPPYAHNDVKPGNVLITQIKEQPPVAILMDFGSARPARKEIRSRSEALQLQEWATEHCSAPYRAPELWDCPSHADIDERTDIWSLGCTLYSIMYGSSPFEYVLSESGGSIQLAIMNAQIKWPSTTKPPYPDTLHQFVIWMLQPQPAVRPNIDNIIIHVDKLISKYSA